From a region of the Rhinatrema bivittatum chromosome 15, aRhiBiv1.1, whole genome shotgun sequence genome:
- the C15H21orf91 gene encoding LOW QUALITY PROTEIN: protein EURL homolog (The sequence of the model RefSeq protein was modified relative to this genomic sequence to represent the inferred CDS: inserted 1 base in 1 codon) — protein sequence MEERRPPGGTMIEEEQFVNIDLNDDDVCSICKLGTDVETLSFCHICFELSIEGMPRSSLRHTRSLRGHRDCFEKYHLIAKQQCPQSKLSKSTYEGVKTLLSKKMNWLVQYAQNKDLYADPDGSKTPQHQLCKFRHPTASFGSQVPRYSATWVAGSSGDAADGSQGILPERGSTGFQLGVLQEAGAAYRPGLWSSPNQTQATAAGAPSPKTSVERTPPRHSAEQLRHMTRGELEQLNEELLRQIQEVFEELTRVVQEKDSLASERHVRNVAIEQLLKTXSKLPCLQVGRAGAKAQHHHRPLTVTRVDAPRPRPPQAAARLIRGLNTNAQNS from the exons ATGGAGGAGCGGCGGCCGCCTGG GGGCACTATGATTGAAGAAGAGCAGTTTGTTAACATTGACTTGAATGACGATGATGTCTGCAGCATTTGTAAACTGGGCACAGACGTAGAAACTCTCTCATTCTGCCACATCTGTTTTGAGCTCAGTATTGAGG GTATGCCAAGGTCCAGTCTTCGGCACACGAGGTCCCTGAGAGGACACAGAGACTGCTTTGAGAAGTACCATTTGATAGCGAAGCAGCAATGCCCACAGTCAAAACTCTCCAAAAGTACCTACGAAGGCGTCAAAACCCTTCTCAGCAAGAAAATGAACTGGCTTGTGCAGTATGCGCAAAACAAGGACCTGTACGCCGACCCCGACGGCTCAAAAACACCCCAGCACCAGCTCTGCAAATTCAGGCACCCCACGGCCAGCTTCGGCTCCCAGGTCCCGCGGTATTCTGCCACGTGGGTCGCCGGGAGCAGTGGAGACGCGGCAGACGGCTCCCAGGGCATCCTGCCGGAAAGGGGCTCCACGGGCTTCCAGTTGGGCGTGCTGCAGGAAGCGGGCGCCGCGTACCGGCCCGGGTTGTGGTCCAGCCCCAACCAAACACAGGCGACGGCTGCGGGGGCTCCCAGTCCCAAGACCAGTGTTGAAAGGACGCCACCCCGTCACAGCGCAGAGCAGC TGAGGCACATGACGAGGGGAGAGCTTGAGCAGCTGAACGAAGAGCTCCTCCGGCAGATCCAGG aAGTGTTTGAGGAACTGACACGTGTGGTGCAGGAGAAGGACTCGCTGGCCTCGGAGCGCCACGTGCGCAACGTGGCCATTGAACAGCTGCTGAAGA CTTCCAAGCTGCCATGCCTGCAGGTGGGGCGAGCTGGGGCGAAGGCCCAGCATCACCATCGACCACTGACTGTGACTCGTGTCGACGCTCCACGTCCTCGGCCACCA